One region of Ostrinia nubilalis chromosome 14, ilOstNubi1.1, whole genome shotgun sequence genomic DNA includes:
- the LOC135077823 gene encoding G-protein coupled receptor moody-like gives MGDLLPSIPKSTFASDVEGHNWSVVGLDEYSTDDALAAVELFKDYPEGLLRFASVCCVLFMLVGIPGNLITIIALARCKKVRNATAVFIMNLSCSDLLFCCFNLPLAASTFWRRSWAHGRILCRMFPLARYALVAVSLFTVLAITINRYVMISHPRLYPKLYKRRYLAVMVASTWIFSFGALIATWLEKWGRFGLDPTIGSCSILPDKNNRSPKEFLFVGAFMLPCLAIVVCYARIFCIVREAARKSRAPAKSRPRLEDSAVGSASTALERSPGPENGINHVAPPRRALLAPPALHCPPTPGPERSSSSGVDTLDGHDDECALDAKPRTPSGGETAKRLRQAAVALRRSPASVRPPRLTPKDRKLLKMIMAIMLSFWVCYLPITLTKIFREFTSHPAANIAGYILIYLTTCINPIIYVVMSSEYRQAYKNLLMCRRWA, from the exons ATGGGTGATCTGCTGCCGAGTATACCTAAGAGCACGTTCGCCAGCGACGTAGAGGGGCACAACTGGAGCGTGGTGGGCCTGGACGAGTACAGCACGGACGACGCGCTGGCCGCGGTGGAGCTCTTCAAGGACTACCCTGAGGGCCTGCTGCGCTTCGCTTCGGTGTGCTGCGTGCTGTTCATGCTGGTGGGCATCCCGGGAAACCTGATCACTATCATCGCACTGGCTCGCTGCAAAAAG GTCCGCAACGCAACCGCTGTGTTTATAATGAACCTGTCCTGCTCGGATCTGCTGTTCTGCTGCTTCAACCTGCCGCTGGCCGCGTCCACCTTCTGGCGAAGATCCTGGGCGCACGGCAGGATCCTCTGCCGCATGTTCCCGCTTGCAAGATACGCACTCGTGGCCGTCTCGCTGTTCACCGTTCTGGCCATCACCATCAACAGATATGTGATGATATCGCATCCTAGGCTTTATCCAAA GTTATATAAACGACGATACTTGGCTGTTATGGTAGCTAGCACATGGATATTTTCGTTCGGAGCACTTATTGCGACATGGCTTGAAAAATGGGGTCGATTTGGTTTGGACCCAACGATCGGCTCATGCTCCATACTACCAGATAAGAATAATAGATCTCCAAAAGAATTCTTATTCGTTGGAGCATTCATGCTACCTTGCTTGGCAATTGTGGTATGCTATGCTAGGATATTCTGCATTGTTAGAGAAGCAGCAAGGAAGTCTCGAGCTCCTGCAAAAAGCCGACCACGGTTAGAAGATTCGGCAGTTGGGTCAGCTTCAACTGCTCTTGAAAGGTCTCCAGGGCCAGAGAATGGAATCAACCACGTCGCTCCACCACGCAGGGCGCTGCTTGCTCCTCCTGCTTTACATTGTCCGCCAACACCAGGCCCGGAAAGATCGTCTTCATCTGGCGTAGACACTTTAGATGGCCATGACGACGAATGTGCACTCGATGCAAAGCCACGGACACCAAGTGGCGGTGAAACTGCAAAAAGACTACGTCAAGCAGCAGTTGCTCTAAGGCGATCACCCGCATCAGTGCGACCGCCCCGACTGACACCAAAAGACAGAAAGCTTTTGAAGATGATAATGGCCATAATGCTTTCATTCTGGGTCTGCTACCTGCCTATAACTTTGACGAAAATATTTAGGGAGTTCACGTCGCACCCCGCTGCGAACATAGCGGGGTACATTTTGATATACTTGACGACATGCATCAACCCGATCATTTACGTGGTGATGTCGAGCGAGTACCGGCAGGCGTACAAGAACTTGTTGATGTGCCGGCGGTGGGCGTGA
- the LOC135078025 gene encoding G-protein coupled receptor moody-like — MGALVNVSVTKNDSMLGLDEYESDEALAAVELFIGYPDALLTFASLCCMLFMVVGVPGNLITIIALARCKKVRNATAIFIISLSLSDLLFCCFNLPLAASTFWNQSWRHGKTLCRMFPLTKYALVAISLFTVLAITINRYIMIAWPRLYPKLYSKPYLATMIATIWVFCFAVLVPTWQEKWGRFSLNPMVGSCTIIPDVNYNSPKKAMFIGAFLLPGIAIIVCYTRIFLIVKKIAKRSRRPIRIRRPKTEIVAGTSTDFESTTLPSQTTETSSPPQRNTCHAFNCLMPEISSNSGLDYSTTEDRDKKITDSNKCLSRSNIALQKIRMACTPAPRQPRAPKLLPSKKDKKLRTLIMAIVLSFAICYLPISITKIFLEFTFHPIVKIISYILLYLTNCINPIIYVVMSVEYRQAYKNLITCRSDQDFPESSILRRIASSKTFSAVRMSRRKPNTVNNPTPT; from the exons ATGGGGGCTTTGGTGAATGTGTCTGTGACGAAGAATGACAGTATGCTGGGCCTGGACGAGTATGAGTCTGATGAGGCCCTGGCAGCAGTGGAACTGTTCATTGGCTATCCAGATGCCCTGCTGACCTTCGCATCGCTGTGCTGCATGCTGTTCATGGTGGTTGGTGTCCCGGGGAACCTGATCACTATCATCGCGCTGGCTCGCTGTAAAAAG GTTCGGAATGCAACAGCAATATTTATTATCAGTCTGTCTCTCTCGGATCTTCTGTTTTGCTGCTTCAATCTGCCGCTGGCTGCATCCACCTTCTGGAACCAATCTTGGAGACATGGGAAAACTCTATGTCGCATGTTCCCGCTGACGAAATATGCACTGGTCGCCATTTCACTCTTCACGGTCTTGGCCATCACGATCAACAGATACATCATGATTGCTTGGCCTAGATTATATCCGAA GTTGTACAGCAAACCATATCTAGCGACCATGATCGCCACCATATGGGTATTCTGCTTCGCGGTTCTAGTTCCAACATGGCAAGAGAAGTGGGGCCGCTTCAGCCTGAACCCTATGGTTGGTTCATGCACCATCATCCCAGATGTAAACTACAATTCACCAAAAAAGGCGATGTTTATCGGAGCCTTTTTACTACCAGGGATTGCTATTATAGTCTGCTATACTCGGATATTTTTGATAGTGAAGAAAATCGCAAAAAGATCAAGACGACCAATACGCATACGAAGACCAAAAACTGAAATTGTTGCTGGAACTTCTACTGATTTTGAATCAACTACACTTCCGAGCCAAACTACTGAGACTTCCTCACCTCCTCAACGCAATACTTGCCATGCTTTCAATTGTCTCATGCCAGAAATATCCTCTAACTCTGGGTTGGACTATTCCACAACAGAAGATCGAGATAAGAAAATAACAGATAGTAATAAATGTCTATCAAGAAGTAATATAGCACTACAGAAAATTCGAATGGCATGTACTCCTGCGCCCAGACAGCCGAGAGCCCCAAAACTGCTTCCATCTAAGAAAGACAAAAAGCTTCGTACTCTGATCATGGCAATAGTTCTCTCATTTGCCATCTGCTACCTGCCTATATCGATTACAAAGATTTTCCTAGAGTTCACATTTCACCCTATTGTCAAAATTATCAGCTACATTCTCCTATACCTGACCAATTGCATCAATCCCATCATATACGTAGTGATGTCGGTGGAATACCGGCAGGCCTACAAGAACTTGATCACTTGTCGCAGTGATCAAGATTTCCCCGAATCGTCGATACTCAGGAGAATAGCTAGCTCGAAGACATTTTCGGCCGTTCGTATGTCGAGAAGAAAACCAAACACAGTAAATAACCCAACGCCTACGTAA